The Candidatus Parvarchaeota archaeon DNA window GATGCTCAGGCAGGAAAAGCCCGCCAATAAAGCAATGTCTTTGCACTGGCAAGGCTGCGCGTCTTTCTAGAATGGTCTGAAATACGTTTGTTACTGCGTGTTTACCAGAGGGGGTGGACTTGTGTGTTTCCACTGCAAGACTGTTTGGCAGACACATGTTGTATTTTGCGGTAAGTTAAATATATAACCGTTTCATATCTTTTTTGTTTTTACAGCCACTCTTTTGAAATCACGAATGTTTCCGTTGTGGCAACCCCTGCAAGGCCCCTAATTGTATCGAGCTCGGAGTTGAGCTCGTCCATTGTAAATGAGGAGAGCACGACGCAGATGTCTTTCACCCCGATTGTCTCCCAGACATTGTCAACGCCTTGCATTGCAGATATTTTCTTGCATAGCTGCACGTTTGATGCATGCGGCTCAAGTGTGATGAATGCAAGTGCGCGAACGGCAGCGCCTGCCCCGCGAACGTCTATTGTAAAGCGGCTTATCACGCCGCTTTTTTTCATTGCCTCAATGCGCTTTCGAACAGCGCCTTCAGAGAGGGCGACAGCTTTTCCAAGAACAGCATTTGTTGAGATTGAGTCGCGCTTTAGAAGCTCAAGGAGTTTTTTGTCTGTTTCGTCCGTATGAACCACCAGTATTGCAATCGGGTTTGCTTGCAGTTATTTCTTATTTCTTCTTTATTATTCGTATTTCGTAAAATATTTGAATAGATACTGCTAAAAAAGCATTAGTACAACATTTATAGAAAAAACAACCGCACAAAATTTCTTGCCAACTGGGTTTAAGAATATTTTTGGCAGATTAATTGCATGGAATTTCTACCAAAATTTACAAAACGGCAAAAATTGGATTTGTGTTACGCATTTTTTGTGACCTGCTTAATTGCGGCAAAC harbors:
- a CDS encoding Lrp/AsnC family transcriptional regulator, whose amino-acid sequence is MQANPIAILVVHTDETDKKLLELLKRDSISTNAVLGKAVALSEGAVRKRIEAMKKSGVISRFTIDVRGAGAAVRALAFITLEPHASNVQLCKKISAMQGVDNVWETIGVKDICVVLSSFTMDELNSELDTIRGLAGVATTETFVISKEWL